TCTTGGCGTATCGAACGTTTGATATTTAGTCAATCGCTGGAACAAGCATCTTGTCGTATCgaacatttgatatttggtcAATCGCTGGAACAAGCATCTTGGCGTATCGGACGTTTGATATTTGGTCATTCGCTGGAACAAACATCTTGGCGTACCGAACGTTTGATATTTGGTCATTCGCTGGAACAAGCATCTTGGCGTATCGAACGTTTGATATTTAGTCAATCGCTGGAACAAGCATCTTGTCGTATCgaacatttgatatttggtcAATCGCTGGAACAAGCATCTTGACGTATCGAACGTTTGATATTTGGTCAATCGCTGGAACAAGCATCTTGTCGTATCgaacatttgatatttggtcAATCGCTGGAACAAGCATCTTGGCGTACCGAACGTTTGATATTTGGTCAATCGCTGGAACAAGCATCTTGACGTACCGAACGTTTGATAGTTAGTCAATCGCTGGAACAAGCATCTTGACGTACCGAACGTTTGATATTTAGTCAATCGCTGGAACAAGCATCTTGACGTACCGAACGTTTGATATTTAGTCAATCGCTGGAACAAGCATCTTGACGTACCGAACGTTTGATATTTAGTCAATCGCTGGAACAAGCATCTTGGCGTATCGAACGTTTGATATTTGGTTCAGATTTTCATagtgtattttacatttttacaagcAAGCAAATATCATCCAGATGTTAATTTTCCAATTCTGGTGCCTTTGCGTCATTAAACGAGTGAATCAAATTTAATCATTGCTAATTTGATTTGCCGCACCAAACTTATGTGtagtcaaaaattaaaattagtgCTCGAAcccaaaaaatattatagataaaaaataacaaaaggtgaatagaaaataaatttaataatgaGTAGCATGaggatgaaaaaatattaaaacaaatcatacaTGTGTGTGTCAACGTAAACATGGACACTTTTACTAGTCAGGGGTTCAAAAAGGGGTGTAAATAAGTTCGAAAATTTTGTTACAATTTAAATACCTATCAATGTATTTATTAAAGTTGCAGTATAcaaacaatattaggtcaatgtcgaaaaaacttttttgttctTGGCGCAAACTGGGGAAgggctcggtagaacctcgctCTTCCAAAGTTTCTCAGCCTTATACAAATAGGATGCTATTTTTCTGACATCGACCTAATATTGTATATGTATGCACTTTCTGgttatattatttgaaatacataAAGAGGAAACATACAGTGTTTGGTAATTTAACTCAACAAAGCAAACTTCTGTAATATtgatacacaaaataaatataacttaaaTGAACAGATTTGTAAAGtaatatatttacatacttAACGGTAAACACAAAACTTGGAAACTGTCATCAGTAAAACATCTCTCTTCGCGTGTACAGTTATGATTTTTGCAATGCCATGCATATTCCTGCAAAATATCTCAAAAGTAATGATCATTATCCCTATGTATATAGAAACTTTTTTTGAGAAACCATAAAGCCTTTCTTTTGTTTGATCTTTGTTCTAAAAACTTCACAGctataaatttcttttatatcaaattcgtaaaacatttaaagagacacaaaaattaaagtatatttttctATGATATGAGTTCACTCACCATTGGGATGTCCAAAGCATCGACAAAAATTACAGAAGTTTTCTCTTTGGTAGTCACGCCAAAATTCAATTCACATTTCCATTCGTCTTTATAATAATTCAAAGACTTGCATATTTTCATCTGCAGACAATTTTCAGCACATGTGTAAAGAGATGTAGGTTGAATTCTCCGTATTAAAGAGTCATATGCATATAAGTCATATTGTCTCTTCATACATGGTATTGGAATTATTTCACCAAAAACTGTTACAACCAAAACCATATAACAGACTCCACACAATGTAAATTTGATCAGTTTCACCATCTCGAATCCATATCAGTACTGATGCTGTATAGAAATTTTGTCTATCAAATACTCTGATAAGCATATTACTACATTTTGCTATCTTTGGACtttgtattgtattgatatCTATAACAATTCCTTGTTAATCAATTTTTGCCTTTGATACAATGTATTTAACCAATCATTTACTGTAATGATTGAGCTACTTAAGCATATCCTATGTGTTTCAATGTGTTACGTATCGAAtctcatttgttttaataaacatATAGTATATAAATTGATCTATTAACTGAttgatacataaataaataatgttgttttatattcatttcttttttcgatCATAGATTATTTCATACATCTATGATTTGATGCACAATTAAGTCTCACATGTATCACACCTTTGTTCATTTACAAAAGTCCTAAATAGAGCATTATTTTTATTGcttagaatatttgtttcatgtATATTCCATTAATGGACCAGAATATTTTATATCCCAATTAAAAAGTCCACATTGTAAATTTATTCGTAATGTGCTGCTACCATTTGGtactaattaaaaatattttcgtaATGTACCTTTGGTTTTAAGACAGTCAATTGTTTACAAATGTGATTAAAAAGAGAaagacaaaaaagtaaatattggAAAAGCATGATTGTGATcagtaatgtttattttgtacttaaaatTACCCATTTACTCTTTActgttttaatgaaaatgtattaTGTAATGAAATGGTTCTATAATTCAGATATGTTTTCCCCATTTTCTCATACTTTGTAATGCCATAACAGGAAATGACGATAAACACcaacgagacaacaacccaaccaaactAATAAATTTAACTATATAGACCAACTCTttagggtgctataaacagtttcgtataaaaaaaaagggagggttattccccgactaaaaacAACGATGGAGGGAAACTCCTGTTTATTTACTCAATTGgtgaaaaagtatcatgttttttgtatttgattgtaaaaattaattaattagctttcaattaaaacacgttaaatgattgaaataattttaaaaattatattaactttacatgttttgaggggagtgaaaattgaaaacttatttgcagccactgtagtTCTTTTCGCAACAGGAGaccgtaccctgaaacaagatttttttgaaaggccaggtaaaaacgtacaaatttcatacagttttgattatgtaaaatgtgcatggatcatgtcttcatggGTGTGCACAGGACCTGATTTCAAGTTTTTGATGTCATTGGATGTTCAAATTATACCTTTTTTTcccatgttcattggatggaatatttgtcatatattaaagtacacattatttttatttcattataaactagagaacattctgattccagtgatatctagttttatacaagtatctttattaatcagtccaccactaagggtcacttatgcatggtccctcaaaatgtgacgtcatagcaactgttgattgcaccctttaAAGTGTTCTACTGAGGATTTTTTCTTATCCAGGGAATAGATTAACTTatccatatttggcacaactttttgaaatttcgggtccttaatgctcttcatttgtttacttttttggctttataactattttgatctgagagttctgtgtagacgaaactcgcgtctggcgtattaaataataatcatggtacctttgattaatatttacacgatgacactgctggtggatgtttcggctccgagggtatcacccgcccagtagtcagcacttctttcttgacatgaatatcaactatttatttcttatcaacgcgcgtctggtgtaattataaaattttaatcctggtatctttgatgagtttatttaaggcatttttttttatataaatttactgtgacaaaactttgaatttttcgaaaaactaaggattcttatcccaggaataaataaccttagccgtattttggcacaactttttggaattttattttttggtcctcaatgctcttcaaattgttttcttctttggctttataactattttgatatgagcgtcactgatgagtctcgtGTGGAGAAAATGCGCatctgacgtattaaattataatcatggtacctttgatagctatttacaatatataaaggcaacagtagtataccgctgttcgaaattcataaatcgattgaaaaaaagtcagggttacaaactaaaacttagggaaacacatcaaatataagaggagaactacgataCAACAGaatcacaacattaaaatgtaacacatacagaaacgatctataatataacaatgacaaaGGTTATATCGTACATAGAacagaaattttgtgaaaaagattTATCAAAGAGTATCAATGAAACTATATAAAGtacataatagatataggaagatgtggtgtgagtgccaatgagacaactctccatccaagtaacaatataaaaagtaaaccattataggttaaagtacggccttcaacacggagccttgtaaattttagttcatttatacgTTTTGAAGTATGACATCAATTTTACAGAGCTAGTACACATCTTTATTTATAGGCATGCTGAGATCAACCTCCTGGTGTGGGATTTTCTCACTGCGTTAAAAACCAATTGATGGCCTTAGGTttttatctgctctttggtacgttttttgtctctttgacttaTTCCCTATTTTTATTCGTAATTGTATAtcttaacagaaaaattattggAACAACAAACAGTATTTGTCATTCGTCATGAAAGTATTAAAGCACAGAAGATTTATGGATAGTAAAGATAAAGTAAAGATAACATTAAGTTTTTATGAGATAATAATTATTATGAATTTTTCAAAGGTTTTTCTAATGTTTGGAAAATATTCTTATTGTAGAACAgtcaaagatatatatatatatatttgcgaCGTAGCAAATTAAGTTTTACGCTTGCAAAGTATTCTTTATGATCCTTTGTTGGTCTTGAAGAGCTAATCAAAAGTCAGAAATATTAACATTAATGTTAATTGTTGGTATGGAAATAAGTCTCGCCCCTTGATACTTGTATACAAAGATTTTTGTCATTGGAACATGGTTGAGGATTTGGGACAAAACGATCTCCATGGAAATCAGATGATCAGATGCTGATACAACGGACTGCCAAATATTATTGATTTACTTTGTATGCATATCTCCTCTCATAAACTAtggatttttaaagaaaattaaagcgACAAATCATGACTGAAGTTAGGGCCAAATAATCGACATTGAAATGTGGTGTGCCAATACAAGGGAGATGTGCCATAAAATGAAATGTGTCAATTACAGATGAGACGtgcaaattcaaatgaaattgtctattacaaatgaaatttacttataaaaatgaattattttaaccTAATGTTCACGGTTCCCGTTCGATTGACTTatccaaaactttaaccaaattAATGTTGACGCCGTCGACAATATAATATATGACAAAAGtttgtcagaaatcatatctgatattcttcttCAGTCAttataaccttccatcattaccggactgaacaaagaaatagcacgacgggtgccgtttacggtgcaggaaatgcttacccttccggagcacctgaattCACTctcggtttttagtggagttcgtgctgtttattatttattatttataactgttgatataaatgtcttttggttttacgagtttttgtttacttcttggttttgattgtaatTGTCTTAATTGGGCACGTAATTAGTGTATTAGAAACATTCTacactttgaaattatttatatgatatatatattaactgaAATACCCagctatttttaatattttaaagaattgcATTGTTATTATGCCGAAACAACggtaaatgtaattttttatatattttttttatattatcaattaTTAACATTTTGCATGCATAAACAAATTTGAGGGCACTGGCTGGACACAGTGCAAGGCGATGTAGCTTCAATCTCACAGAAGGAGGGAATCGAATAGCACTATGTGAAGAAcgaatatttgttattttcgtcgCCGATTTCGGTTTcctttcattaaatatttgataaatgttaAATATGTGGAGAGCAAATAGTCTTAATGAAATCCTACTACTGAGTGAATTTATGGCTTAAACCCAAGTAGTTGTAATTAGATACTGTCATCATGACCAATTAATGGCTATTTACACCCACTTGAGATCcttaaaaacatcaaaaactaCTACTCCAccttaaatacatgtagatatttatgtataatgAAAGAGGTTTTCCTATAATATTGGATGTGTATGCTGTGTGCGTTTTCTTATGACATTAGATATGTATGATAAGTGCTTTTCCTTATAACATTGGATATGTATGCTGTGTGCGTTCTCTTTTTCCTAactgcaatttttaatttgactgtTGGGTGTCcagattgttttgaaaaaatcgACACTATAATTCAAAATACCTTACGATGCAAATCAAAACAGATTGTTGGGGTTTCAGTTGCTGTGGTAAGATCTGGAGAAGATATTTTAGTAAAAGGATACGGCGTGAAGGATTTAGACACGAACGAAACAGTGACGGAGGAAACTTTGTTTGGAGTAGCGTCCTTGTCAAAAGCTTTCGCAAGTACATTACTTGTGAAACTAATAGAGGAGAAAACAAAGTAAGTACGGAGATACTATTACTGTATATCTTATTCTACTTGCACTCCTAATCACCCATTGTATCAAAAGGtttgttattatttgtaaattattcaAACGCAGTGTTCAAGATGGTAGATTAGATATTCGGTGTAATTTGTATGAACAAACGCAGTGTTCAAGATGGTAGATAAGATATTCGGTGTCATTTGTATGAACAAACGCAGTGTTCAAGATGGTAGATTAGATATTCGGTGTCATTTGTATGAACAAACGCAGTGTTCAAGATGGTAGATTAGATATTCGGTGTCATTTGTATGAACAAACGCAGTGTTTAAGATGGTAGATTAGATATTCGGTGTCATGTGTATGAACAAACGCAGTGTTCAAGATGGTAGATTAGATATTCGGTGTCATTTGTATGAACAAACGCAGTGTTCAAGATGGTAGATTAGATATTCGGTGTCATTTGTATGAACAAACGCAGGTGTTCAAGATGGTAGATTAGATATTCGGTGTCATTTGTATGAACAAACGCAGTGTTCAAGATGATAGATGAGATATTCGGTGTCATTTGTATGAACAAACGCAGTGTTCAAGATGGTAGATTAGATATTCGGTGTCATTTGTATGAGTAATGTTATTATAAGATATGGATAAGGATGAGACGAGATTATTTATAAACTGAAGATgtcatttaaaaagtcaaattatcATGAAGAATTAAAATGGTGTTTATGGTGTAACTGTAACATGAAGTTTGACAGGCGTGgggtaaatatttatcaaagatacccagacagtaattgtatacgccagactggcgtttcgtttacatattcatgtcaacaccgaagtgctggctactgggctggtgattcactcggggacgaaacgtccaccagcagtggcattgacccagtggtgtaaatagttatcaaaagtttcaggattataattttatacgccatacgcgcgtttcttTTACATAGGACTCATCTGTAACGcgcagatcaaaatatttatacagccaaacaagtacaaaattgaagagtaGTAAGGACCCACAATTCAGTAATACATGCTCAGCACATTGAAAAAAATCGGATACTCATGTAAAAGTAGAAATTTCTTTTAAAGccggaaaacatttttttatggttACTACTTTGAATTATGACATAGTTTGTTTAAAACggtttatacaaaaaaaaagattgctCAATTATTTTGCAAcccaaaaaagaaattaaaactgATGGTCGTTGCCaactaaggccgtgttcacaccaaacgccgtgtacagtaaacatgtttacatttggtttaatgtaatCTACACTAGTTGCACCTAAGATTTGtccacatctatacaccttgtttagttacctgtacataagatgtgttcacacttgtaaactatatgtcatttaaatgttcattacgtagaaccgaactcaaattttcgaacaacttttctagcagtaagggaacgaccatttgacttaaaaaaaagggggggatggatttttccacaatttgattgaaaaagAATCGGTACCAtcgaaaaaattgaaatttaacttTCACGCGGACTCAgacctccccccttttttttaagtaaagtgGTTGCTCCTTTAAGAAAGTCATTTTGGATGATTTGCGGTAGTTTAAAGATGTCTACGCATTAAAAATATAGGCTGCATCAGCGTGCTTATAGACAAAAAAAGAATTGCGATGTTgaggatcactacatttttatattttctgtttgtttcaaatggtattgtTTCTacaagttggttttttttttggcaaaaggAGAGggcgatattttttttatttctaattgtattttaactgatctGAGAttctacacaaacaaacaattgacctcaccctttttcagtaatgcatttatgagtgaatcgttgtttgagtaaagaccagtggcaaatatgtctgTCAGTGTGTACGTACAGTCGATTCGAGAAGACCTTTTCTAAGGAATTATGTATTTGGCAATGATGATGGATGAGTTTTGATAAGGGATTAATAAAGCTACGTAAAGTGTttgtataacaaataaatatatcaagtttagacaaatatttctgtaaataacttaattaataagtgttataaatatcaattttatataaaaattggttttttttttacatataaatggaaaaattacagTTCGGAATgactagttttgtgtacactgaacatacacaaggcctacatcgactatcgactgcatgtagacaaaacatgattttaactacatgtaaacattgagttttgtcaatgggaacgtaattatgtttagtttatgtgtgagttacactaacacaacaccgagtttaggtcaatgtgaacacggcctaagttCCATATTACAGCCAGTGTATGCACATGTTGAGCCAAAAAGACAAACTAGTGTTCTTTGTTCGGCAAGAATAGTTACcgaaggtaccaggattataattgaagAAAATAGCTATAAAAAAATCCTCTGCCGAAAAACTGTCATAATCTGGATTTTTTTCTACCTTTATTTTGTATCCAAACTAAAATCTGTGATTCTGTACACATATAAGTATTTTCAGATACTCTCTAAACACAAAAGTCAGTACCATATTTAACAACGAAGGGATTTTTATCGACTTGTTAAGGTCAAAGTATGCTACCGTCCGAGATCTTTTATCTCATAGACTGGGAATACCAGGAAACAACCGTATACGATTGGATAACAACTTGACACGTGCTAATGTTATACAGTAAGtaaacaattaatataatataaaaaagaagacgtggtaggattgccaatgagacaactatccacaaaagaccaaaatgacacagacattaacaactataggtcaccgtacggctttcaacaatgaacaaagcccataccgcatagtcagctataaaagaccccgataagaccatgtaaaacaattcaaaccagcaaactaacggccttatttatataaataaaaaataaacgaaacacaaatatataacacataagcaaacgacacccactaaattacaggctcctgacttgggacaggcacatacataaataatgtggctgggttaaacatgttatcgggatcccaaccctccccctaacctgggacagtggtataacagtacaacataagaacgaactataaaaatcagttgaaaaaggcttaactcatcaaatggacaaaaatacaagtggacgttaAGTTGTTAAGAATCTCGTACCTTAATATTATGCTAATGTATTGATACACTAATATCAAGACAAATCATAATTCTGTTAGTGTGTATTAGGTTAAACAATTGTTCTTTATATTATCGTCTTTGAGCATGCATGCCTCAAATATCTGCCACTGGACATTTAGTACCAAATAATCTATAATCTTTTTAATAGTTCATACAGGTAAATATCAAACTTCCACCAGGCAAATCAATAATATATTAACATTTACTATATTGATTTGCCTGGCGAAAGTTTGATATTTACCTGCATGATAAATCAAGTCAGTATTAACACAGATCTGGAATAATGCAATATCCAAACATAGTGCGTAAGGTTCTCATTCATACGTTACATTAGACTGCGTTGAGgtccttttttactttttttttaaatgtgtattcTTCTTTCTCTTTTTAGTAGTTCTTGTCTACTCATTTAAAGTAAATATCCCACGAAACAATTTGACATTactttgtaaataaaggcaacagtagtatacctctgttcaaaattcataaatcgacaGAGAAAACACTAacccgggttacaaactaaaacggagggtaacgtatcaaatataagagaactacgacacaacaccgaaacgtatcacacacagaaacgaactataatgtaacaatggccaatttcctgacttggtacagagcattttatgaaaaaatggtgggttgaacctggttttgtggtaTGCGAAACCTCCCCCTTTAATGGCAgtgttaattaaaatatttaaatgacaacatgacacgacagggttacaataaataaacagataaataggagaaaatataggacagagaaacaaacgaataatagccatGAAAAGGTAAtaggttaaaaaatatttttatacgccagacgcgtatctattagttattttattgaaaaatctgaagatatatttgatatgtagCAATTTTTTACTCACGAATAATAAagacaatgtttttattatttagtcGATTAAAGTATTTGCAACCAAAAGGCTTATTCCGAGACAGTTTCCTCTACAACAATTTGATATACGGTGCACTGACGCATCTTGCTGAATTGATTGGTGGAGACAGTTGGGAGAACTTAGTCAAGACACATCTTTTTGATCCAATCGGTATGAACTCTTCTTCCTTTTTGACAACAGCTGATTTTGAGAAGATTGACTTAGCTAAAGGGTATATTGAATATTATGGTGATCTGAAACctgttccatttgaattttcCAGGTGAGATTTAACAAGGCACAttgcttttatttcaaaactataaatCCATTATTTCGAAAAACTCGAAAAACtaatcatcttctttttttaattattattattgaatacTACATACGCCACCGTCTATAGACCAATTATTTTCCagtatcattttatatttgagtAACTTTATAacgtaaaatgtattttatttctactatataaaaaagatgaggCGCTTTTTGAATGTTTATCAGGAcgggtaaaaaaaaaggaatttccgttttgttttaaataatgtatattgCTTCAGTCATCACTTCAGTCAAAGAAATCATGAATTAAAAGCTTCTCTGAAGAAATTTGCTGGACTTTTACTTTCTAAATAATTATCAGCAACTAagtaaaaaatagataaaaatcattgaaaaatgtggtataagatGTTTATATGTATCAGGATCGAAACGATAAGTGAAGTGTTATGAATCatttgctttcaaatatttggttttgagTGTTTAAGATGAACTAttaaaatccataaaaaaaagCTTCGAACACATGAAATTTGTATACATGAATGGAGAGTTTTCTAATTGgcatttataccacatcttcttatatatagtATATCTACATGtagtattgttttctttttttaataattctacAGACGATGGGCAGACTTGTGTGGTTCCGGTTGTGTATTGTCATCGGCACGTGATATGGCAAAATGGATGAAATTCTATCTGGATGAAGGGAAACTAGCTAATGGCACAATACTTATTTCGAAAGATGCATTTAAAGATTTAACAAGACCAGAAAATATCATTGCGACAACCTATACGTcgtcctactttactaaaccaAAAGTTCCTGTAACAACAAGTAATACAGGATATGCCCTGGGATGGAGAACTGGACACTACAGAGGtaaatgtgggtttttttaaatgtatttcggtcattatttttctaaatgttttCAATCCATGATTATTTGTAAGCCTGTATCCTTTTCAAACCACATGAATGCCATAAGTATGGTGAAAATGATTacatttcttcattttattagCGAGCAAACACAAAAGCCAGAGATGAATTATTGAACAATTGACAAATTCTTACATTAAATAGATCGAAAATCAATCATTAATTgctataaaattttcaaacacatAAACATAAATGCTTAGTATAcgcatataaatacatgtatttacataaGTATGAAcctcaacatatattttttgctCTCATCTTTTtactgttaaattgtttatttttgtaatttaaggATACAAAATGCTGGAACATTCTGGAACAACGTTTGGTTACAGAGCACTACTTTCCGTTTTCCCCACTGCTGACCACCTTGCCATTTATACTGCAATGACTGGAAATGATCCTAGTTATTTGTACAGACAAACCTTGCACAATGTAATATTTGATATAGTTATGGGTTATAAACCATGGTTAAACTCATCAACAATTTGCTCCTATCCAAGACCATGGTTAAATGCAAAAGTCAAATCTTTGAAGCCAAGGTACAGCAAGCAAAGGAAACCTTCGCGTCAGATTACTGATTTCTATGGAATATACAAGAATCATGC
Above is a window of Mytilus trossulus isolate FHL-02 chromosome 4, PNRI_Mtr1.1.1.hap1, whole genome shotgun sequence DNA encoding:
- the LOC134716321 gene encoding uncharacterized protein LOC134716321 isoform X3, which produces MALGFYLLFVAVVRSGEDILVKGYGVKDLDTNETVTEETLFGVASLSKAFASTLLVKLIEEKTNIFRYSLNTKVSTIFNNEGIFIDLLRSKYATVRDLLSHRLGIPGNNRIRLDNNLTRANVIHRLKYLQPKGLFRDSFLYNNLIYGALTHLAELIGGDSWENLVKTHLFDPIGMNSSSFLTTADFEKIDLAKGYIEYYGDLKPVPFEFSRRWADLCGSGCVLSSARDMAKWMKFYLDEGKLANGTILISKDAFKDLTRPENIIATTYTSSYFTKPKVPVTTSNTGYALGWRTGHYRGYKMLEHSGTTFGYRALLSVFPTADHLAIYTAMTGNDPSYLYRQTLHNVIFDIVMGYKPWLNSSTICSYPRPWLNAKVKSLKPRYSKQRKPSRQITDFYGIYKNHAYGNLEVKKHKDRNKLTVVYGFSNFVLYPKNKTDEFYGESIGTTAHIFNFYSFKFSFENKTVKLEIPNFEWKDPPEFIRADETSLTNKSCFLNASNNICLVLLYLAFSVLIL
- the LOC134716321 gene encoding uncharacterized protein LOC134716321 isoform X1; protein product: MYAVCVLFFLTAIFNLTVGCPDCFEKIDTIIQNTLRCKSKQIVGVSVAVVRSGEDILVKGYGVKDLDTNETVTEETLFGVASLSKAFASTLLVKLIEEKTNIFRYSLNTKVSTIFNNEGIFIDLLRSKYATVRDLLSHRLGIPGNNRIRLDNNLTRANVIHRLKYLQPKGLFRDSFLYNNLIYGALTHLAELIGGDSWENLVKTHLFDPIGMNSSSFLTTADFEKIDLAKGYIEYYGDLKPVPFEFSRRWADLCGSGCVLSSARDMAKWMKFYLDEGKLANGTILISKDAFKDLTRPENIIATTYTSSYFTKPKVPVTTSNTGYALGWRTGHYRGYKMLEHSGTTFGYRALLSVFPTADHLAIYTAMTGNDPSYLYRQTLHNVIFDIVMGYKPWLNSSTICSYPRPWLNAKVKSLKPRYSKQRKPSRQITDFYGIYKNHAYGNLEVKKHKDRNKLTVVYGFSNFVLYPKNKTDEFYGESIGTTAHIFNFYSFKFSFENKTVKLEIPNFEWKDPPEFIRADETSLTNKSCFLNASNNICLVLLYLAFSVLIL
- the LOC134716321 gene encoding uncharacterized protein LOC134716321 isoform X2, producing the protein MYAVCVLFFLTAIFNLTVGCPDCFEKIDTIIQNTLRCKSKQIVGVSVAVVRSGEDILVKGYGVKDLDTNETVTEETLFGVASLSKAFASTLLVKLIEEKTKYSLNTKVSTIFNNEGIFIDLLRSKYATVRDLLSHRLGIPGNNRIRLDNNLTRANVIHRLKYLQPKGLFRDSFLYNNLIYGALTHLAELIGGDSWENLVKTHLFDPIGMNSSSFLTTADFEKIDLAKGYIEYYGDLKPVPFEFSRRWADLCGSGCVLSSARDMAKWMKFYLDEGKLANGTILISKDAFKDLTRPENIIATTYTSSYFTKPKVPVTTSNTGYALGWRTGHYRGYKMLEHSGTTFGYRALLSVFPTADHLAIYTAMTGNDPSYLYRQTLHNVIFDIVMGYKPWLNSSTICSYPRPWLNAKVKSLKPRYSKQRKPSRQITDFYGIYKNHAYGNLEVKKHKDRNKLTVVYGFSNFVLYPKNKTDEFYGESIGTTAHIFNFYSFKFSFENKTVKLEIPNFEWKDPPEFIRADETSLTNKSCFLNASNNICLVLLYLAFSVLIL